GGCGCGCCGCAAGGACTGCCTTTCATTCCACCGGGAGCGCCCGTATGAGCACAGTGTTGTTGTTGTCGACCGCCGACACCGATCTGCTGGCGGCGCGTGCCTCCGGCGCCCCGTACCGGATCGGCAACCCCACCCGGGTGGAGGTCGAGGGCGAACTGCCGTCCCTCGTCGAGGGCGCGGACCTCGCCGTCGTACGACTCCTGGGCGGCAAGCGTGCCTGGGAGGAGGGCCTGCGGAAGCTGAAGGCCTCGGGCATCCCCACCGTGCTGCTCGGCGGGGAGTCCGTACCCGACGCCGAACTGATGGCGGAGTCGTCGGTGCCCGCCGGTGTCGTCGCCGAGGCGCTGCGCTATCTGGTCGAGGGCGGCCCGGACAACCTCACCGAACTGGCCCGGTTCCTCTCCGACACCGTGCTGCTGACGGGTGAGGGCTTCGAGGAGCCGCGGAAGATGCCGGAGTACGGCGTCCACGGCGAGCGCGCCTTCGTCGAGGGCCGGCCGACCGTCGGCGTGCTCTTCTACCGGGCCCACCAGCTGTCCGGCAACACCGCGTTCGTGGACACGCTGTGCGACGCGATCGAGGCGCGCGGCGCCAACGCGCTGGCCGTGTACTGCGGTTCGCTGCGCGGCGCGGACGCGGGCCTGTACGAGATCCTCGGCACGGCGGACACGCTCGTCGCCACCGTGCTCGCGGCGGGCGGCACGCACGCCTCGGAGGCGTCCGCGGGCGGCGACGAGGAGGCCTGGGACATCGGCGCGCTCGCCGACCTGAACGTCCCCGTGCTGCAAGGGCTCTGTCTGACCTCGTCCAGGAGTGCCTGGGACGCGTCGGACGCCGCCCTCTCCCCCATGGACGCGGCGATGCAGGTCGCGATCCCCGAGTTCGACGGCCGTCTGATCACCGTCCCCTTCTCCTTCAAGGAGCAGGGGCCCGACGAGGTGCCGGTCTACGTCGCCGACCCCGAGCGGGCCGCCCGCGTCGCCGGAATCGCCGTACGTCACGCCCGGCTGAAGCACAAGCCGAACGCGGACAAGAAGCTCGCGCTCGTCTTCACCGCCTATCCGACCAAGCACTCCCGCGTCGGCAACGCGGTCGGCCTGGACACGCCCGCCTCGGCGGTACGGGTGCTCGACGCGCTGCGGGACGCCGGGTACGTCGTCGAGGGACACCCCGACAACGGCGACGAGTTGATCCACCGGCTCATCAACGCCGGCGGCCACGACGTCGAGTGGCTCACGGAGGAGCAGCTGGCCGCCGCGCCCGCGCGGGTGCCGCTGGCCGACTACCGGGCCTGGTTCGACAAACTGGACCCGGATCTCAAGCGAGGCATGCTGGACGCGTGGGGCGAGCCGCCCGGCTCCCTCTACGTCGACGGCGACGACATCGTGCTCGCGTCCCTGCAGTTCGGGAACGTCGTCGTGATGATCCAGCCGCCGCGCGGCTTCGGCGAGAACCCGATCGCGATCTACCACGACCCGGACATGCCACCGTCGCACCACTACATGGCGGCCTACCGGTGGCTGGAGGCCGCGACGTCGGAGGGAGGCTTCGGCGCGGACGCCGTCGTGCACATGGGCAAGCACGGCACGATGGAGTGGCTGCCGGGCAAGGGCCTCGGGCTCAGCGGTGGCTGCGCGCCGGACGCCGTCCTCGGTGAACTCCCTCTCATCTACCCCTTCATCGTCAACGACCCCGGCGAGGGCACCCAGGCCAAGCGGCGCGGCCACGCCACGGTCGTCGACCACCTCGTGCCGCCGATGGCCCGCGCCGACACCTACGGCGACCTGGCCAAGCTGGAGCAGCTCCTCGACGAGTACGCGCTGGTGTCCGACCTGGACCCGACGAAGGCCCCGGCGGTCCGCGCGCAGATCTGGACGCTGGTCAAGACGGCCGAACTCCACCACGACCTGCATGTGGAGGACCAGCCGGACGACGCGGCGTTCGACGAGTTCGTCATGCACATCGACGGCTATCTGTGCGAGATCAAGGACGTGCAGATCCGCGACGGTCTGCACATCCTCGGCGGCGGCCCGGAGGCCGAGCCGCGCGTCAACCTCGTGCTGGCCGTGCTGCGGGCCTCCCAGGTGTGGGGCGGCACCGCGAACGCGCTGCCGGGGCTGCGGGCCTGCCTCGCCGCGTACTTCGGCCTGGTCGAGAAGGAGCTGCTCGCCGAGCCGGGCGCGCCGGTGAAGGTGCCGGTCGAGCTGACGGACCTCGTCGAGGGGCCGGCGCGGACCGGGGCGGACGCGATCGACCTGCTGGAGCAGTTGTGCCGCCGGATGGCGGAGGGCATGGAGGAGCGCGGCTGGGTGACGTCCGAGAGCACCGCCCTCGTACGGGAGGTGCTGGGCGTCGAACTCCCCGACGCCGTCGCGGTGCTGGAGTTCGCCTGCCGTGAGGTCGTGCCGCGCCTGGCCCGGACGACGGACGAGATCACCCACATCCTGCGCGCCCTGGACGGCGGTTACGTCCCCGCGGGCCCGTCGGGCTCACCGACCCGCGGGCTGGTGAACGTCCTGCCGACCGGTCGCAACTTCTACTCCGTCGACCCCAAGGCGATCCCGTCCAGGCTGAGTTGGGAGGTCGGGCAGTCGCTCGCCGACTCCCTGGTGCAGCGGTACCTGCAGGACACGGGCGAGTACCCCAAGTCCGTCGGTCTGACGGTCTGGGGCACGTCCGCGATGCGCACCCAGGGCGACGACATCGCCGAGATCCTCGCGCTGCTCGGCTGCCGCCCGGTCTGGGACGACGCCTCGCGCCGCGTGACCGGTTTCGACGTGGTGGGCCTGGAGGAGCTGGGCCGGCCGCGCATCGACGTCACGGTCCGCATCTCCGGCTTCTTCCGGGACGCGTTCCCGCACGTCGTGGGCCTGATCGACGACGCGGTGCGCGCGGTGGCCGAGCTGGACGAGCCCGCCGACCGCAACTACGTCCGCGCGCACGCCGACGAGGACACAGCCGAGCACGGCGACCGGCGCCGCGCCACCTCCCGCATCTTCGGCTCCAAGCCGGGCGCGTACGGCGCCGGTCTCCTCCCCCTGATCGACGCCCGCAACTGGCGCTCCGACGCCGACCTCGCCGAGGTGTACGCGGTGTGGGGCGGCTACGCGTACGGGCGCGGGCTGGACGGGCGGGCGGCGCGCGGGGACATGGAGATCGCGTTCCGGCGCATCGCCGTCGCCGCGAAGAACGTCGACACCCGCGAGCACGACCTCGTCGACGCCGACGACTACTTCCAGTACCACGGCGGCATGGTCGCGATGGTGCGGCACCTGACGGGCGCGAGCCCGGAGGCGTACGTCGGCGACTCGGCCGTACCGGACCAGGTGAAGACCCGCACGCTGGGCGAGGAGACCCATCGCGTCTTCCGCGCCCGGGTCGTCAATCCGCGCTGGATGGCCGCCATGCGACGGCACGGCTACAAGGGCGCCTTCGAGATGGCGGCGACCGTCGACTACCTCTTCGGGTACGACGCAACGGCCGGGGTCGTGGACGACTGGATGTACGAGAAGCTCAGCGCGGAGTACGTCTTCGACGCGGAGAACCGGGACTTCATGAAGAAGTCCAACCCGTGGGCGCTGCGCGGCATCACCGAACGGCTCCTCGAGGCCGCCGACCGGGGGCTGTGGGCCGAGCCGGACGCGGACACGCTGGAGCGGCTGCGTGCCACCTATCTGGAGCTCGAAGGCGACTTGGAGGGCGACGACCAGTGAGTACCCCGTTCCCGTTCACGGCCGTGGTCGGCCAGGACGACCTGCGGCTCGCGCTGCTGCTGAACGCCGTGTCGCCCGCCGTGGGCGGTGTGCTCGTCCGCGGCGAGAAGGGCACGGCCAAGTCCACGGCCGTACGCGCCCTGTCGGCGCTCATGCCGGGGGTGGACGTCGTCGCCGGGTGCCGGTTCTCGTGCGATCCGGCCGGGCCCGACCCGGCCTGCCCCGACGGTCCGCACGAGCCGGGCGCCTTCGAGACCCGGCCGGCCCGCATGGTCGAGCTGCCCGTCGGTGCCTCCGAGGACCGGCTCGTGGGTGCGCTCGACATCGAGCGGGCGCTCTCGGAGGGCGTGAAGGCCTTCGAGCCGGGGCTGCTGGCCGCCGCCCACCGCGGGATCCTGTACGTCGACGAGGTCAACCTCCTCCACGACCACCTCGTCGACCTGCTGCTGGACGCCGCCGCCATGGGCGCCTCGTACGTCGAGCGCGAGGGTGTCTCCGTACGGCACGCGGCACGCTTCCTGCTCGTCGGGACCATGAACCCCGAAGAGGGCGAACTGCGGCCGCAGTTGCTCGACCGGTTCGGGCTGACCGTCGAGGTGGCCGCCTCCCGGGAGCCCGATCAGCGGGTCGAGGTCGTGCGGCGCAGACTCGCCTACGACGACGACCCGACGGGCTTCGCGGCGCGCTGGGCCGACGAGGAATCCGCCGTACGGGCCCGGATCGTGGCGGCGCGGCAGCTGTTGCCGTCCGTGCGGCTCGGGGACCCGGCGCTGCGGCAGATCGCGGCGACCTGCGCGGCCTTCGAGGTGGACGGCATGCGGGCCGACATCGTCATGGCACGGACCGCGACCGCGCTCGCCGCGTGGGCGGGACGGACCGAAGTGCTGGCGGAGGACGTACGTCAGGCCGCGCTGCT
This portion of the Streptomyces mirabilis genome encodes:
- the cobN gene encoding cobaltochelatase subunit CobN, producing MSTVLLLSTADTDLLAARASGAPYRIGNPTRVEVEGELPSLVEGADLAVVRLLGGKRAWEEGLRKLKASGIPTVLLGGESVPDAELMAESSVPAGVVAEALRYLVEGGPDNLTELARFLSDTVLLTGEGFEEPRKMPEYGVHGERAFVEGRPTVGVLFYRAHQLSGNTAFVDTLCDAIEARGANALAVYCGSLRGADAGLYEILGTADTLVATVLAAGGTHASEASAGGDEEAWDIGALADLNVPVLQGLCLTSSRSAWDASDAALSPMDAAMQVAIPEFDGRLITVPFSFKEQGPDEVPVYVADPERAARVAGIAVRHARLKHKPNADKKLALVFTAYPTKHSRVGNAVGLDTPASAVRVLDALRDAGYVVEGHPDNGDELIHRLINAGGHDVEWLTEEQLAAAPARVPLADYRAWFDKLDPDLKRGMLDAWGEPPGSLYVDGDDIVLASLQFGNVVVMIQPPRGFGENPIAIYHDPDMPPSHHYMAAYRWLEAATSEGGFGADAVVHMGKHGTMEWLPGKGLGLSGGCAPDAVLGELPLIYPFIVNDPGEGTQAKRRGHATVVDHLVPPMARADTYGDLAKLEQLLDEYALVSDLDPTKAPAVRAQIWTLVKTAELHHDLHVEDQPDDAAFDEFVMHIDGYLCEIKDVQIRDGLHILGGGPEAEPRVNLVLAVLRASQVWGGTANALPGLRACLAAYFGLVEKELLAEPGAPVKVPVELTDLVEGPARTGADAIDLLEQLCRRMAEGMEERGWVTSESTALVREVLGVELPDAVAVLEFACREVVPRLARTTDEITHILRALDGGYVPAGPSGSPTRGLVNVLPTGRNFYSVDPKAIPSRLSWEVGQSLADSLVQRYLQDTGEYPKSVGLTVWGTSAMRTQGDDIAEILALLGCRPVWDDASRRVTGFDVVGLEELGRPRIDVTVRISGFFRDAFPHVVGLIDDAVRAVAELDEPADRNYVRAHADEDTAEHGDRRRATSRIFGSKPGAYGAGLLPLIDARNWRSDADLAEVYAVWGGYAYGRGLDGRAARGDMEIAFRRIAVAAKNVDTREHDLVDADDYFQYHGGMVAMVRHLTGASPEAYVGDSAVPDQVKTRTLGEETHRVFRARVVNPRWMAAMRRHGYKGAFEMAATVDYLFGYDATAGVVDDWMYEKLSAEYVFDAENRDFMKKSNPWALRGITERLLEAADRGLWAEPDADTLERLRATYLELEGDLEGDDQ